The following are encoded in a window of Dehalococcoidia bacterium genomic DNA:
- a CDS encoding PRTRC system protein C yields MSRVFVYDGKRIPDPDPTKTPDEVKGILADFYPELYSAEIKTGKDGEDTVHELVKRVGTKG; encoded by the coding sequence ATGAGCAGAGTATTTGTCTACGACGGTAAACGCATCCCGGATCCGGACCCTACCAAGACGCCAGATGAGGTAAAAGGCATCCTGGCCGACTTTTACCCGGAGCTGTATTCCGCCGAGATCAAGACGGGCAAGGACGGCGAGGATACGGTGCACGAGCTGGTGAAGCGGGTGGGCACGAAAGGTTAA